CGATAGCGAATTCATCCGCAAATGtcagaaaatgtaatatattattttttatatgataatctTTAAGCATATTCATTAGATGTGTACCATATCCTTTTACTTGTTCTTGACTTGTAACAGCACAAAATACTATTTCTGTAAAACCTTGAGTTGGAAACATGCGGAAACAAATACCACCAATAGGACGTCCATCTTTTATTAAAGCTAAAGTTTTGTGTTTCCTAGACacataaagatattaaattttaagttctttgtatatttattgaaaactCCATTACTGTTTGATTTCAATACTTACGGATCAAAAACTAATTGAGATATGTATTCTTTTGGCATTCTGGGTAACTGATGGCTGAAAACATTATGTAAACCGATCAACCAAAGCATTGTTTGTTTTGAAACTGGTTGTGTTAGACTATTTCCTACAACATGAAactcaataatttttctactttcttctatcttcgcGGTTTCGTCTCGTGGTACATTTGGTGGAAATACAGCGTCGGGTCCACACATGTAATTAGGATCGTTGATAGTCGCAACAATTTCTGCAACAGTTTCATCGGGAAGATCTTCAAAagattcttcgttttttcgtctttttgcATCTAATCGACTTTCAGAATGTGGTCTTTTTTCATGAAGTTTTTTAATTCCCGGACTTATATTTATTGTCGTAAAATTGTCTTTGTCATTTGGAACAACTGTAACTTTTTCAAATTCCCCTGTTCTCCTTCCTTGACTTCCTTTTGGTTCTAAATTAACTTGTAAATGTGAAGGAGGTACTTGTTTGAATTCAGGATCCCAAATTGGAGAATTGTCTGAATAAATTTCTACTTCCAGCATAGAAAGAAATCTGTAAATGAGATTACAAATCTATTAATATGAAttctatgatataatattattaatataaacttACAAATGTTATACATACTTTGGAAAATGTGTCAAGACAAGAACTCTTTTTTCAGGGGTTATTTTGTCTCTTTCATTGTGACATTTATCCATTAATTGTCTACACACTGGTTTGAAGACAGCTTGTAACAAAGTTCTACCAAATACCAATGGTGTATCATAATGAGGTAAAGAGTCACAAAATGCAGGTACATGACAAAACACAAGCCATCGTGTATAGTTTATTTTGTAAGCTGGTGCCTCATCACTATTGACTGTTGCCTTTCTAGTACTAGGTGCTTCAAAATTCCAATGATTCAAGCAatgtaaaaacatttttgCCATATCGCACATAGCTTGCCATTCTCTTTGAGATAAGTGaccaaatttatataaaacaaaattcatCACTGCTTTTGCTATACTGGGCCTTTCAAATGGTGGTTGACCTAAAGGACCTTCTATTGTTGGTTTTGTCATAGATAGTATACATTTTCTTAGAagcttatataaataataatatactttttttgtaTCTGGGTCTTCTTCTCTATGTATGcccataaatatattatcagcATCAATCACCATACCCAatagtttattaatttcttcgtcTGACTGAGTCGGTAAATGAGTAATATGACTTTTCAAAATATGAGTACAACTTTTACATGGATCAAAGAGATTAGTAACTGCTTGTTGTACTTCATTTTTAGGTGATTTTGTTAAAGGTTGTGCATTTTTCCAACCAGTACATTTACAATCTACAACCTGACAGGCACTATAAGTAGCTAATTTcaataacttttttaattgAGGCCAATTAAACATTTGCTGCTTTCTTTGTTGAattctttgtaaattattgGGACGACTTGTTTGTTCATTTGGCCTAACAGTGTTTTGCTCCTTATTTGTTTCTGCATGTTGTGATGTACTAGTTACAGATTGTTTTGTGTCTTCTGAAGAGGTTATTGCTGTATTACAATTTATCTCTTCCGCCGCCATATATATTATctgaaaaattatcaaatctTCATGATAATCTGTTTTCttctataaataatgtttaacaatgtatgttaattatttaacaaattactgaaattatttaattatcgtatCAATTTGGTCTATATAATTTACTATGtcacttataaataatatgtatatataatatacttttaattacaattaaatctgaaatatttttataaatgacgATTTCAACTAACCtgattttttgttcttattgaGTTGCACTCCGCAGTTTTATTTACACAACAACGATGATGGAGGTtaagtataagaaaaagaagaaatttattttacacacACTTAAGACACATATCAATAAATGCAATGTTATTCTaatacttgaaaaaaattaataattacttattttttatacttgaacttgtattttttatctattttccgtcaaattttttattcaactaaacatactacatatatacgtaagcgTCAAGTGAATCATATGATCGAACTGTACTTTCGATATTTGTGACGtcaaaaaaaattcgttcattttgataaatatttttttatatagaaaatgtaataaatatattattgatttgtattaatagtaaatagtaataaataataatattatttatgtatcgtAAAGAAAAGCAATTGAGAATTTGGTTATTATGGATAGAATGGAAAAACCAACGCTCATTGgttgctttaaaaaaaaaaaaaggaaaaatacagAAATCATGCAATGATCATTTCGCGCGAAATTTGAATAGCATGCTACTACTCATTAAAAATAGTCAAACTTCTATAACATGTTCACTcaaaaaagtttctaattCACATTTTTCCTAAACACGTtagatatagaatataaaatatacatttatttcctctattcttcttaatttcaatttttttctcagcATCCATGGTATTTAGAGAGTTACAGAAGTTCGCCTTTATACaacgatattatatacagtacgtatatgtatgcacataGAAACACATAcgtaaaataatcattattcaGTGCTTCTAAAGGTATCAATATCCTTTTACACATACAGAAAATTGTGgtatttatgtatgcatatacaaCCTGGAAggagtgattttttttttacaagaaataatgtatatcattcttcttttcctttttataagGTAAAATTTAACACTTAAAATTCGTTTATTCATCTCTcccaattattttaaatcattaatattaattcattatttgaatatatttttattgaaaaaaactCTCTTCCTAgtagtatgtgtgtgtggtgtgTGTATCATACATatggtgtgtgtgtaatatatatagatacacacacacatatgtatatcatagcatatatattcatacatagtgtacacacacatgtatactTACACAGTAAATTCACCTGTGGTAAAAATTTTTGATGACGAATTTTCTAAATTCTCTtctattatatgaaatataattttagatataCAATATATGAAGTCACtatgtttttaaaattattgtttgttcttttcaaACTTCAAAATTTTGTGCATATAACATCTGTATGCTTtactttgatatataataatattatagcaTATTAGAAGagcatattaaattaaaagaaaaataagaaatagaaatgaagagtagtattttataacaaggagaaaaagattcaAATATGTATTCGTGAAATATCGGCAATTTATTAGGATCAAAAGAACTGTAGCATATCCAAATTTTAAAATCTGTGAAGAATTAAGTCGCGATTGCCGTTGAGAGTGGAAATGATTATTATGtacaaatgattattattcttactGTAATACATTATATAGTTTTGCTTGtttctctgtatatatgtcaGTCTTGGATTGTATTTGCCATAAATGTCTCATTATTTCTTTGCATATAAAGAGTGGTTATGCCAATGTGGGAAAAGGATATGTCTataatatgtagatatattctACCTACAAgtattattcaataataaaaacaacatttttgtttaaatagaaAACTGTACTTCTTATCagctataatttattaaacaaatattatatgttgGCTTAGCACGtcattttatgaaatttgtGATGTTTAATGTCACtaataaaacttttacaaCATGGTcgttaagaaaataagaacTATATATAAAGGCTCAtgtgtactatatatatttctttactgTATGTATTAGatcattcttatatatatatatatatatatatatgcatatccTTTTAccacatatattttctctttatatatgcATTCTTATTCATTTCTCCATATCCACTGTGATTCCATGTGATGTCAGAAAagttgtaaaatatttcaattatttaaaaatgtttcttttcatttgattttgcACCTTATAAGattgaaattgtatatatgataaatagtaataagtttaaataaaagaaacaacgtaaatattttatgtacttTTCTCACTCTGCacatcattttcatttacttcCATGTTCGATACCATTATCTTTTCAGTCTCGTAATCCACTACCATCTCTTTAGTTCAATACTCTCGCCATCAACCAAGACGATAGTATCATTGATgattatcaatataataataataataataataataataataataataataataatatataataatataataataataataataataataataataataataataataataataatagtacttTCGAGATAATATCtcacaataacaataatacaaataatagtaataataatattaataataatacacgcTAAAAATTTATGTACAATTCACCAACCCATATTTAAGTATCTATAAGATTTTCCTACAAGTACTACAGACAAAGTGGAATAGTtgctttaaataattattttttacaaaattacatTACAAAGTGGCAGATTGAAAAATCTGAGCAAgtaatctatctatctataaatctatctatttatccacATGTACAGCTGCTAGAATTAGATTAACATGATTACTTTATTACACCTAAACTACTACTGTAAAGTATACATATCTTCCTGTTATGAGTAATTATTGCCTTTGTAAAACAGAAGCTTGAATGaaaaaactttaaaaaaatcatattgaaTCACGTACTTGCACAATCCAATTTGTCTGTTAcaattagtttatatataaattttaaatcacattatttttttaaatacagtTTGAATGGATGACATTTCAAAACGCACGTGTCTTGAAGATGATCTTGCAAAATCAATAGCAAAGAAAGTTCTTCTGTTAACATCAGAAACTCAGAAGAATACCTAAAGTTCCTCTAAAATTTTGAAGGTTAATAACCAGCTTGATGTTCACTATTAACTTCACTTTTTTAACATACTTTATTAAATGAGGGTCACGAGCCTAGTATGCTACGGACTGCTTGGTCAAGCACTGTGTCCTTCGATTCACTGGATTGCGATgcactactaccactactgcCAGATAAAGTATTTGTGGGACGttttttaagatttaaaaTGCTATCAATAGCAGATTGTACTTGTGCAGTAATGTCATCATGTTCATTACCATTTCCACTTTCGCTACTTACATGAAGAGAACCTGGACATTGAGCTTGAGAGTGCAAAGCTAAACCATCCAAACTTTCAGTGTCTTCTAATAAATCTCTTTCAAGGTCCGTAGCACCACTCCATCGTCTTTCAAAAACTGCTGTATTATCTTGATCACAATTGTCCTTTACCACGGTATTCGAAACTCCGGAAATATTTGCATTCGCAACATTAACACGACATTCACCGTTCGCCcttgttctttcatttttagatGATTTTGGAATTGTCATAGTACATGCACCATTACTGCCACTATTATTAGTGCTCTTACATTTAAAGGAGTCCGTGGCAGATGGATATACACCGAGttctttttgaatttcaaGCCACTCATCATAATCACCACTTGTACAACTAGCTTGTTTTATCAATGGTTTACATTCCATTTCTTCTGTTGAAAAGTCATCCTCTAATTCACGCTTTACAGATACATTTTCTAAAGATGATATTTTGTCATCTTCTGCAAGGCCAGGCTCAACTTTTGGTACTActggtttttcttctttcttaaattcttctgtaaataaaaatcattcgaatTTTTTGTCTTATCATTATCATACTTATTAatgattctttaaaaatataattgatgataaatacattttaaaaatataattgtttaataatcTCTGATATATAAGATATCATTTCTTACCATTTACTTTAGCTTCTTGCTCACGCAACCTATTTAGAATACTTTGTTCCTCAGCAACAAAAGTTCTATCTATCATCATTAATTCTGATGTTCTTACTTCTCtctaaaaattgttataattatattattttcataataatatattttttaatgtaatattttttttattaatattttgtaaacaaattaactcaaaaaaatattaatcataattcaTACCATGCTTTCCATTAAGAGAAGATAAGTGTATTTATTCATCATAGAATTAAATTTGGATAATAAATGTTTTGCtgtttcttcaaaaatttcgTCTGCCTTAGCTAAATCTTTAGTACTTAAAACTTGTTCATTCAAACAATGATATCTAACAAGCCGTTTACAAGCATCACGCTTGCTTAAAAATGGAGTATTTACATCTGGATTAGTCGCACCattttgatcgatttttaGTTGTTGTTCCAACCTAAGaatacaaatagaaaattgtaataatgtaTAGCATAATATGTACAatctgtaataatataatgtttatgggttaatcttataaatttattatattctgaaGATAACAAAATACTCACAGGTCACTACGATTAATTTGCCTACAAATCGGGCTTGATGCTGGTCTCTTCACGCCTTGCCTAGGACTTATCAAAGGACTTGAGCTACTTCCAGGACTAACAAGCTGTTTGTTTGTATTTCCAGTATTATTTACAGGGCTCTGAATCCTTTGTGTTCCTTTACCAATCATTCTAGGTGAGGCTACCTGACCTGCAGGAGAGCCACTTTGGACTTGAATTTGAATTGGCGAGGAAAGTTCTTGTTTGACAGGACTTGGTGTCTGTATGTTTGGCTTGATGTCCAATGGATCCGTCTGACACTGCGTGGATTGTTGCATGGTTGTTTGCTGTGTTTGAACTACGGGTAATTGTTGTTGTGCGTTACTTTGCATAGGAGCTGTGGATGTACTTGGTGGTGAGAAAAGTTGCAAGTTGGTAGAGGACGGATTTATCATCTGATTTCCATGATTCTGATAAAACTTGTGCTGTTTGGTGTGCGCCTGATGCACATTCTGAGTGGAATTATTTGATACTACACATTGTTGAACCTGAACGTTTTGTGAAACctacaaaaattgttattaatttattctattctttccataaagaaaaactaacaacaacaataataataacaatgatattcACATCAGATCTGCCTAACTGAGTGCTTATAAACTTATCTTTACTTGTGAATACTAAACActtgtaagaaaaattatcacttgttactttatttatattttttatagaaaatataaaacgaatattatatattattcctgcctttctcatctttattttcattcaaattttGAGGAGATGGCAGCATTGGCAGAAGAGGCATTTCAAATTAGACAgatctaataatatttgattagaTTATATCTCTTACCGGAagattgtttatataattattatttgaattattttgtaaagaaGTAGATGTAACTGTATTTAGATTTGATGTTACTGGTAAAGCAGCAGTAGACGTTTGAGTTTGTGGCTGAGTAGTTGATGTTTgatttttatacgtattttgTGACTGTGTATTAGTAGCAAGTGTTGTCACAATGTTGACACTGAAATTTGGCTCTGGTccctataattaaaaaatatgatataattttactacttatgtatttatatttatacgttttaaaTTAAGTTATGTAATTTGATAAGAaactttatttctaaatatttcttattcaaCTTATTCACTTACATTATTAACAGGATGTGTTGTAGTACTGACTACCTTTCCACTTGCTAAAATTTTATGTTGCTCTTGatacaattttgttaaaaGGGCTTGATCAGGCTGCAAACCAGTCTTTCGTGCTAAAATAGCTTGTATTTGtgattgtatattttttaataattgttgtTTCTGTGCAGGAAGTTGTATAGTCTGCACTCTTTGCACCATTTGACCATTTGAAGGAATAGACACATGACTACCAGATGACGAGCATATCAAAGGACCATTTGCAATGATCTGTGTAGGTTCACTTTTACTGACATTTGTATTCTGGCATATAATGTTTCCTATCTTATTAACACTGTCAACCTTTTGCAAAGTAGATGTGTTTGTTGTTACTGTAGTTGGCCGGGAGGTAGTAACAGTTTTTGTcgtctaatataaaaaataattttacttaataaataataattgtataaatgattaaataaaaaattaatttaattgttgtagtattcaatataaaagtaaaatatattttgtacacTTACCTGTGTATTTCCAACATTTTGTGTTGTAACAGTAACTTTAgctctttttataatttttgctttctttgGCTGACTATTTCCCAAATTCCTAATTTGCTGTTGATTTAGGTTGTCAATAAACTGATTTGGGAAACCAGAATTTTGAATTTGTATGTGATGTGGCATTTGTGATGGTGCAGCTTGAACaactatattttgtatattattttgaattgtGGGAGCTCCACCAGAactatttactattatttgaCTGGTAGGAGTATTAATTTGAACACCTTGTAAATTTTGGTTATTCGCATCTGGTTCTCCAATTACTATTTTTTGcgtttgattttgattttgtgTCTGATTTGCAGTATTCAATTGTCCAGCTAAAAACTGTTGCAAAAGTTGTTGGCTTATCACTTGCATTTGCCCATTTGCATTAGCAATTAATAATTGATCATTGGGATTTAAATTGCTCAATGCATTCAAAATTTCTGGAGTAATTTTTGGtgcattatttaaaatattattagttgCAGAATTTAGTACATTACTAGTTTGTGATTCTATTTTTTGCGATTCATTTTGTTGGGTAGTATTAGTAACAGGAGTATTggtaataagaatattttgatGTTGATTATTTTGTTGTGTGTTAATACCCTGTTGCATGACATTAGTTGAGTTTTGAGACTCATATTGATGTGCATTCACAGAAGAAAACGTATTTGCAGAAACGATTTTTTGCTGTTGTAAATTAACATTTTGTTGCACATTTGTATTGTGCAATAAAGATGTATTTTGTTGTTGCAAACTGGTCATTACATTTTGTTGGCCTAGAGGTATATCACTTGCACCGGACTGTACATTTTGCTCTATACTTTGCACATTACCAGATGTATTTTGTTGCATGACATTGATTGTATTTTGTTGAATACTAGAATGTTGTTGTAAAACATTCATACTGTCATGTTGTATAGTATTGCATGAACTTTGTTGTAGCATATTTACAGAAttatgttgtatatttgaGCCGGTAGTCTGTAGATTTTGTTCAAATACATGTTGTACATTTTGAGTTTGTACAGTTTGTGCCGTTATTTGTTGATGCTGATTATGTTGATATAATTGTGATTCTTGTAAATTTAAAGACTCTTGTTGATTTGATTGTTGATTCTGATTGTTTTTAACAGCATGTTCATTTGATACTGCTGCATTGCCGGACATAGATTTCTGAACATGAGTACTGTGTTGTGAtgatttattcaaattctggcgtatattagtattaatacAAGTATTTGTAAGGCGCACTTGACTAGATTTTTGTGTTGGATTAGACAAATGTTGATTGATATTTGTCTGATTCGTATTTGACAATCGAGAACTTTGTATGCTAAAGGTTGTACATAAAGGTTTGGATGATACAGCATCTGAGGATGTTGAAATGCTATTACTAGGTGGTAATATAGTAGAGTTTGATGATTGAATATTCTTCGGTGTTTGTATAAGATGTTgtatattaatgtttttagAAATCTGCATATCCACTGTGTGTAATGATCCTTGACTATTTTGCACACAAGTATTTGATGTTGAATTGGCATCatgagaaatatttacaattttttgcgGATTATTTACTTTCGAGCATGTTTGTATATGTTGTGGACTTGTTGTACAAATAACATTTTGTGAACATACTGAACTCGTAGTATTGGTAGATGTCGGATTGCTTGGTGATTGTACATATTTCTGTCTTTGCATCACATTACTTGGAGCACTTTGTGACACAGTCTGTGCTTGACCTAGAAGTTGAGAAATAATCTGTGCATTTTGGCCACCACTTTGTGTAAGAGATCTTATTAATGCTTGAGCAGTTGCTTGATCTATTTCAGGTTGATTTGGATCAGGAGTATGATGTAACACAACTCTTCCATCTTCCCCAACAGCTAGTCTTAATCCCGAAATCGTATTCTGTACAGGCATTTGAAGTTGAGCAACAAGCTGACTGTTAAAACCTTGAGAAGCAACAGTAGCTTGCGCATTCGTTGTATTTGCTACAGGTACTTGTGCTGGATTTTGAGCTATGGAACTAGCTACTGTTACTTGTGGTGTAACTTGACTTAAAGTTTGTCCTGATTCCACTTGAACTTGACATGATACATCTGTTTCAGTTGTAAGATCGTTGTCaaaaatatcatcatcatctccAATTCCTGATATTTTCATGATACTAGCCAAATCTAATTTTGGAGgatcatcatctttttttttagcttttttcttcttctttgctttcttctttgGTGGAGGTAGTAAATTATGTTCAACAATATTTTGGGTACATGAAGTATTACCAGATGTATTGCTTGAGCCAACTTGTGTAATTTGTGGTTGAGGGCTTTGTACCATAGCATTTTGAATTACTATGGAATTACCAGCACCTGTATTAGCTGGAAAGTACATTATGATAACATAATAactataacaaaatttatctaatgtaaatatataaaaattgttcacAATGTAAATATCtcaaaattttatcataaatataagtggaaataaaaatatagttttattttgaTTGACTTACATGGAGCAGGGCTAGAAGGAGTATGTCTAATCACAGGTGATGCAGTTGGTGGAAAACTATTTGGTACAGCAAAAAATGTAGGTGCAATCCCTTGTAGTTGCATGCTTTGTGCTGCGACAACTCTTACCAATTGTTGTTGTGTTAgctgtaaaatataattgtatcttcttcaaaaatattattctattgtGTCATTTTAACTTCAGTAAAATATTAGTTTAAATAGTATTCGTATACAAAagtgtttttatatattaatattgatcaTTCTTGTcacgttaaaattattaacttataatatctcgatatatatatatatatatatatatacttttattaaattcaataatcaatcaaattttttaattataattcaataaaagatatattttagttagatttatttttctttaattattatatatatatttatatataaatattttatctatgaaATAAACAATCAAATAACTCTTTACATTactttaaaattaaacaagcAATGAATATGAATTTGGAATATGACAATGCATGATCATATGGATGACACCATCACCTGTGCAGTATGCGTTTGTTGCTGGGCACTTGCTGGTGTCCTTAGTATAAGTTGAACACCACCTGGTTGTTGTTGAACAATAACTGGTCCAGTTGATGGTAGAACCTATATACCAAATGTGATAAACATGAAGCACAAAGCAATCTTTTGTGATAAGATATATGCACACAAGCTATTATGACAAATATAAAGAGAGCAtactgaaatattataatataaatatttacacatTGCCATGATATTTGCATTAttgaatgataaaataatgaacatgcaaaataataatgatgtattattgtataaagGAAGATTATAATAACCTGATTTAATAGGAGACCTTGAGCAGTTGGTATCATGGTTGCTGTAGTAGGATTTGGTTGTGGACCAGCAAGAACAATTTGTGGCTGTGTTTGTTGTGTAATCTGAACGAAATAAGgaagtaaaatttttaacaaaaattgtatattggcataattattcataatgtATAAAGTGTAAAATTCTCTTACTTGATTTGTAATGGTTGTTGTTACACGTTGAGGCTTTTGTTGGGAAGTAGTATTCTGTTGATTTGGTGGCTTAGGCAAAATTTGTGGTGGTTGTTTGGCTGGTTTTGTAGCCGCTATTTGAATTTGCTGATTTCCAAAAAGATGGGTTCTTGTTACTAATTGTGTAGGTGTTTGCTGATATCCTTGTGGTGTACCATGAATTATCTGCAAAACTTGCATACCCTGCTGCAAGATGGGTGTATTTGGTCTAACCTTAAATTAcaacatatacaaataaatatttaaaatagacatttttacattcattagtatatttattacgGTCTTACCAATGGTGGACCAGGGCTACCTCCTGGAGCTGGACTTCTGTTATTCAGTGAATTATTGCCACTTAACATATGTGGACTTTTAGCAGGAGGATATGGGCTGAGCACAGGACTTTGAATTTGGCTAACACTCATTGGGCTTTGCATAGGACTTTGCATTTgtacattaaaattattattcgtagTTGATGTTCCCACTGGGCTTGGACTGTTTCTATTTGACTGTATAGAATTTGATGCTGGACTCCTAAGTAACAGCCTATTTGGACTAGGGCTTGGTGTTGGTGGTGCAATATTAGATGCAGGACTTTTTAATGGCATTGAAAATGGACTGCCTGgagaattaatattttgattcTGAATATTTTGCATTGATTTCACAGTATTCATTGTACTGACAATATTTGTTGATTGTGTTGTGCCTGTCAAGGTGACAGACGAATTTAAACCAGGATTTATTCCTTGAGAATACTGCCGTTGCGATTGAAATCCAGTTGATTGTGAGGAATTTAAAGGTGAAACATGACTCAATGACATGTTTGAATCATTGGAAGTAGATATGTGTTGTATGTTGGATGATATATTTGACAAATTAGAGTGCATGGTACCAAGATGTGCAACGTTTGTCGTAAGATTTACGTTCGACGCATGATTAACATTCGCTGCAGTCGAACGAATTGATTCACTTGGAGTACTTGTAAATATAGTAGAACTTGACAATGTTCCAGTATTAGAAATTTGTGAAATCGATACGTTATTGGAGTGTTGTGATATAGTAGAACTTGGTACGTGTGCTATATTTGATCCAACAATATGTGGAGCAATAGTCTGAATACTCTGTATAGTTTGGAATGGAAATTGTGCACTGCTAGTATTTAGACTAGTTGATGTCAAACCAGATGCCAAAGCATTCACTGGTCGATTAAGTCCTTGATTTATATTAGAACTTATACTTGTAGTTGCCAGGTTTGTGTTCACGTTCTGATTAATTGTACTTAAACTAGATACTCCAGAACTTGTAGCATTAAAGTTCGAATTTAACGGCGTCAGATTTTGATTGATATTTGAATTCAAGTTCGTTAAATTCGGATTTACATTGGTTAATCCTGTATTTACACTAGTCAGTGCAGAATTGATACTTGTAGTATTTAATGTACTTATTCGATTTAACccagtatttatattatttatatcttgtcCTATACCAGGCAAACCACTATTAATA
The sequence above is a segment of the Vespula vulgaris chromosome 12, iyVesVulg1.1, whole genome shotgun sequence genome. Coding sequences within it:
- the LOC127067968 gene encoding protein PF3D7_1417600-like isoform X2; translated protein: MQQPQSRPLLGDSVSSTTSPTTRRNNQVAVLTQQQLQQLQLQTQNTRGQSLTFAVQQPSNTSQDQGNGSTTGNHIVYVNQLNQLNQGTINPSGTGMGLPPATPTFGVGLNMGLPLSLLNTSLTSLTSNVITTSNPLLNLGLPSINTGLTPINPNLNQLNAINSNLNTNIGSNSINSGLPGIGQDINNINTGLNRISTLNTTSINSALTSVNTGLTNVNPNLTNLNSNINQNLTPLNSNFNATSSGVSSLSTINQNVNTNLATTSISSNINQGLNRPVNALASGLTSTSLNTSSAQFPFQTIQSIQTIAPHIVGSNIAHVPSSTISQHSNNVSISQISNTGTLSSSTIFTSTPSESIRSTAANVNHASNVNLTTNVAHLGTMHSNLSNISSNIQHISTSNDSNMSLSHVSPLNSSQSTGFQSQRQYSQGINPGLNSSVTLTGTTQSTNIVSTMNTVKSMQNIQNQNINSPGSPFSMPLKSPASNIAPPTPSPSPNRLLLRSPASNSIQSNRNSPSPVGTSTTNNNFNVQMQSPMQSPMSVSQIQSPVLSPYPPAKSPHMLSGNNSLNNRSPAPGGSPGPPLVRPNTPILQQGMQVLQIIHGTPQGYQQTPTQLVTRTHLFGNQQIQIAATKPAKQPPQILPKPPNQQNTTSQQKPQRVTTTITNQITQQTQPQIVLAGPQPNPTTATMIPTAQGLLLNQLTQQQLVRVVAAQSMQLQGIAPTFFAVPNSFPPTASPVIRHTPSSPAPSNTGAGNSIVIQNAMVQSPQPQITQVGSSNTSGNTSCTQNIVEHNLLPPPKKKAKKKKKAKKKDDDPPKLDLASIMKISGIGDDDDIFDNDLTTETDVSCQVQVESGQTLSQVTPQVTVASSIAQNPAQVPVANTTNAQATVASQGFNSQLVAQLQMPVQNTISGLRLAVGEDGRVVLHHTPDPNQPEIDQATAQALIRSLTQSGGQNAQIISQLLGQAQTVSQSAPSNVMQRQKYVQSPSNPTSTNTTSSVCSQNVICTTSPQHIQTCSKVNNPQKIVNISHDANSTSNTCVQNSQGSLHTVDMQISKNINIQHLIQTPKNIQSSNSTILPPSNSISTSSDAVSSKPLCTTFSIQSSRLSNTNQTNINQHLSNPTQKSSQVRLTNTCINTNIRQNLNKSSQHSTHVQKSMSGNAAVSNEHAVKNNQNQQSNQQESLNLQESQLYQHNQHQQITAQTVQTQNVQHVFEQNLQTTGSNIQHNSVNMLQQSSCNTIQHDSMNVLQQHSSIQQNTINVMQQNTSGNVQSIEQNVQSGASDIPLGQQNVMTSLQQQNTSLLHNTNVQQNVNLQQQKIVSANTFSSVNAHQYESQNSTNVMQQGINTQQNNQHQNILITNTPVTNTTQQNESQKIESQTSNVLNSATNNILNNAPKITPEILNALSNLNPNDQLLIANANGQMQVISQQLLQQFLAGQLNTANQTQNQNQTQKIVIGEPDANNQNLQGVQINTPTSQIIVNSSGGAPTIQNNIQNIVVQAAPSQMPHHIQIQNSGFPNQFIDNLNQQQIRNLGNSQPKKAKIIKRAKVTVTTQNVGNTQTTKTVTTSRPTTVTTNTSTLQKVDSVNKIGNIICQNTNVSKSEPTQIIANGPLICSSSGSHVSIPSNGQMVQRVQTIQLPAQKQQLLKNIQSQIQAILARKTGLQPDQALLTKLYQEQHKILASGKVVSTTTHPVNNGPEPNFSVNIVTTLATNTQSQNTYKNQTSTTQPQTQTSTAALPVTSNLNTVTSTSLQNNSNNNYINNLPVSQNVQVQQCVVSNNSTQNVHQAHTKQHKFYQNHGNQMINPSSTNLQLFSPPSTSTAPMQSNAQQQLPVVQTQQTTMQQSTQCQTDPLDIKPNIQTPSPVKQELSSPIQIQVQSGSPAGQVASPRMIGKGTQRIQSPVNNTGNTNKQLVSPGSSSSPLISPRQGVKRPASSPICRQINRSDLLEQQLKIDQNGATNPDVNTPFLSKRDACKRLVRYHCLNEQVLSTKDLAKADEIFEETAKHLLSKFNSMMNKYTYLLLMESMREVRTSELMMIDRTFVAEEQSILNRLREQEAKVNEEFKKEEKPVVPKVEPGLAEDDKISSLENVSVKRELEDDFSTEEMECKPLIKQASCTSGDYDEWLEIQKELGVYPSATDSFKCKSTNNSGSNGACTMTIPKSSKNERTRANGECRVNVANANISGVSNTVVKDNCDQDNTAVFERRWSGATDLERDLLEDTESLDGLALHSQAQCPGSLHVSSESGNGNEHDDITAQVQSAIDSILNLKKRPTNTLSGSSGSSASQSSESKDTVLDQAVRSILGS